The Oscillatoria sp. FACHB-1407 genome includes a region encoding these proteins:
- a CDS encoding beta strand repeat-containing protein, giving the protein MASIFGTPGSDFAVGTSESDLFLGDAGDDTLVAEVGNDNVSGNAGNDFILGKAGGDILNGNDGDDTVYGDDDNDSLLGDVGNDNLFGGLGNDIVSGGAGNDILDGGVGRDLLTGGAGNDSFVIARRSGGRRLSQADIITDFGNGRDLLRLAGGLRLTDLTITQGTGRNRRNTIIRDRRSGEYLAVLRGVSRNRITRRSFFGITLPTRETTSPIASNLQAANITGGGNTQTFTVQFADDVAVNVLSLGNNNIRVTGPNNFSQLATLVSATPAGNGIVRTATYRISAPGNVWDSADNGTYQVSLLSGQVFDTSGNFAAATNLGAFTVNAPPLNSTVTVSAAPLSVVENSGGGVTYTFTRDNSVNAPLSSALTVNFTVGGTAVFGAGGNDYTQTGALTFSGTTGSVTFAPNASTTTVRLTPVGDTVVEPDETIALTVAAGNGYIAGIPSSATSTIVNDDVEVNLSVAPAVIQEGNSTGLLYTFTRAGSLANALTVNFTVAGSAVFGVGNDYTQTGAATYTGTTGTVTFTAGASTATVRLTPINDAIVEPDKTATLTLAAGTGYTISTPAAATGTILNDDATVTIAAAPTSVAENSGTGLVYTFTRTGFTEGSLTTNFSVGGAATFGTDYTQTGATTFTGTGGTITFAAGASTATVTLNPTADSTFEPDEAATLTLTAGTNYSLGAQSSATTTILNDDANVTVSVSPGSVLENGGTGLVYTFTRVGAIASPLTVDFTVSGTGVFGPTADYTQTGANNFDGTGGQVVFAANATTATVTLNPVGDSVVEANKEVTLTVTPGNGYSVGSTGGSATGALLNDDADVTLAVAPASALEDSGTGLVYTFTRTGFTTNPLTVNFTVGGAATFGGNDYTQSGASAFTTSAGSVTFAAGATTATVTLTPVADGAIEANEDIQLTLASGAGYNILTPGAVSTNILNDDATITAAISQASVNEDSGTGIVYTFTRTGYLDRELTVNFGVGGTANFGGTSPDYEQVGAATFTSSGGTVTFAPGQTTATVTINSLVDPVVIESDETVILTLGAGSGYTVGTATPLTGTILNDDGLVRNTNDSGLGSLRQAILAANNVASPANWTVQFAPSLTGTIALTSALPTIERDMIIDGPGASTLTVSGGDAVRIFSVANGVNATLQDLRIANGNANGSSGNDGGGLLNSGGNVTVQNVTFANNKASSGGAISNRTGTLTITNTDFVANQATAQGGGISNSGTVNVTNSRFFDNTAAFQGAGIYTLNSSLTVDSSQFSNNDAVLQGGGIYNASTTPIIVNNSNFLTPEPNSPSPISGPLGSTPFTGSNNTFP; this is encoded by the coding sequence ATGGCGTCCATTTTTGGCACTCCCGGTTCAGATTTTGCAGTTGGTACATCCGAGTCCGATCTCTTCCTAGGCGATGCAGGGGATGACACCCTGGTAGCTGAGGTCGGAAATGATAATGTCTCAGGCAACGCTGGCAACGACTTCATATTAGGCAAGGCGGGCGGCGATATCCTCAACGGCAATGACGGTGATGATACTGTCTATGGAGATGACGACAACGACAGCTTGCTTGGAGATGTGGGCAACGACAATCTCTTTGGAGGCTTGGGCAACGATATCGTCAGTGGAGGAGCCGGGAATGACATTCTGGATGGAGGTGTCGGACGCGATTTACTAACGGGAGGAGCGGGTAACGATAGCTTTGTCATCGCTCGTCGTAGTGGTGGACGCCGTCTTAGTCAGGCCGACATTATTACTGATTTTGGTAATGGCCGAGATTTGCTGCGGTTGGCAGGTGGGCTGCGCTTAACGGACTTAACCATTACTCAAGGCACGGGACGCAATCGCAGAAATACGATCATTCGCGATCGCCGCTCTGGAGAATATTTAGCGGTGCTACGTGGGGTCAGCCGTAATCGCATCACACGCCGCAGTTTCTTCGGCATTACGCTGCCTACACGAGAAACCACATCGCCCATTGCTAGCAATCTACAAGCTGCCAACATCACAGGAGGCGGCAATACTCAAACCTTTACCGTGCAATTTGCTGACGATGTAGCGGTCAACGTTCTCAGCCTGGGCAACAACAACATTCGAGTCACAGGACCCAATAACTTTAGCCAACTGGCTACCCTAGTGAGTGCGACCCCCGCTGGCAATGGCATCGTCCGCACGGCTACTTACCGCATTAGTGCTCCAGGTAACGTCTGGGATAGTGCAGACAATGGCACCTATCAAGTTTCCCTGCTTTCAGGACAGGTGTTTGATACCTCTGGCAACTTTGCAGCGGCGACTAACTTAGGAGCGTTTACAGTCAACGCTCCACCCTTAAACTCAACTGTTACGGTCAGTGCCGCACCCCTCAGCGTTGTCGAAAATAGTGGCGGGGGAGTCACCTACACCTTTACTCGCGATAACAGCGTTAATGCGCCCCTCAGCAGTGCCTTAACGGTCAACTTTACGGTGGGGGGCACGGCTGTTTTTGGTGCAGGGGGCAACGACTACACCCAAACGGGAGCATTAACTTTCTCAGGCACGACCGGATCGGTCACCTTTGCACCCAACGCCTCTACAACCACAGTGCGGTTGACTCCTGTAGGCGACACCGTCGTCGAACCCGACGAGACGATCGCCCTTACAGTCGCAGCAGGTAACGGCTACATAGCGGGCATTCCCAGCTCCGCCACATCCACCATCGTTAACGATGATGTTGAAGTCAATCTCTCTGTGGCTCCTGCTGTGATTCAAGAGGGCAACTCGACTGGCTTGCTCTACACCTTTACCCGTGCGGGTTCCCTGGCGAACGCTCTCACCGTCAACTTTACGGTTGCTGGCTCCGCCGTCTTTGGCGTTGGCAACGATTACACCCAAACCGGAGCCGCTACCTATACAGGCACGACGGGTACGGTCACCTTTACGGCGGGAGCCTCAACCGCAACGGTGCGACTCACTCCCATCAACGATGCGATCGTAGAGCCAGATAAAACCGCTACGCTGACTCTGGCAGCCGGAACGGGATACACCATTAGCACCCCAGCTGCCGCCACAGGCACCATTCTCAACGATGACGCGACAGTAACGATAGCAGCAGCCCCGACCAGCGTTGCTGAAAATAGTGGAACAGGGTTGGTCTACACCTTCACGCGCACAGGCTTTACCGAAGGCTCGTTGACCACCAATTTCTCAGTGGGGGGAGCCGCAACGTTTGGCACCGATTACACCCAAACTGGAGCCACAACCTTTACAGGCACCGGGGGAACCATCACGTTTGCGGCAGGAGCCTCGACCGCAACGGTGACACTTAACCCAACTGCTGACTCCACCTTTGAGCCAGACGAAGCAGCGACTCTGACGCTGACAGCAGGCACGAACTATAGCCTGGGTGCTCAATCCAGCGCGACGACTACCATTCTCAACGATGACGCCAACGTGACAGTCAGCGTTAGCCCTGGCAGCGTTTTAGAAAATGGTGGAACGGGCTTAGTTTATACTTTTACCCGTGTCGGAGCGATCGCCAGCCCTCTCACCGTTGATTTCACGGTTAGCGGCACAGGAGTTTTTGGACCGACTGCCGATTACACCCAAACCGGAGCCAACAACTTTGATGGCACAGGGGGACAAGTGGTGTTTGCAGCCAACGCGACAACGGCAACAGTGACGCTCAACCCGGTGGGCGACTCGGTTGTAGAAGCCAACAAAGAAGTGACGCTGACGGTTACACCTGGAAATGGGTACAGCGTTGGCAGCACAGGAGGATCTGCCACTGGAGCCCTGCTCAACGATGATGCAGATGTAACCCTCGCTGTTGCACCAGCCAGTGCGCTCGAAGATAGCGGAACAGGTCTGGTTTACACCTTTACCCGGACAGGGTTTACCACAAATCCGCTGACGGTGAACTTTACTGTAGGGGGTGCAGCCACATTTGGAGGCAATGACTATACCCAATCTGGGGCATCTGCATTCACGACGTCAGCCGGGAGTGTCACTTTCGCAGCAGGTGCGACGACGGCAACGGTGACGCTGACCCCTGTTGCAGATGGTGCGATCGAAGCGAATGAAGACATACAGTTAACCCTGGCGAGCGGAGCAGGTTATAACATCCTCACACCGGGAGCCGTATCAACCAATATTCTGAATGATGATGCCACCATTACCGCGGCTATTAGTCAAGCCAGCGTCAACGAAGACAGTGGCACTGGCATTGTTTACACGTTTACTCGCACAGGCTATCTCGATCGCGAACTCACCGTTAACTTTGGCGTAGGGGGAACGGCAAACTTTGGTGGAACAAGCCCTGACTATGAGCAAGTCGGAGCAGCCACCTTTACCTCATCTGGTGGAACCGTCACCTTTGCTCCTGGACAAACTACCGCAACCGTCACTATCAATTCCCTGGTTGATCCAGTCGTAATTGAATCGGATGAAACAGTCATTCTCACCTTAGGAGCAGGCTCCGGCTATACGGTTGGTACGGCTACTCCGCTAACGGGCACGATCTTGAATGACGACGGGTTGGTTCGCAACACCAACGACAGCGGCTTAGGCTCATTGCGACAAGCTATTCTGGCAGCCAACAACGTAGCATCACCTGCAAACTGGACAGTGCAATTTGCTCCCAGTCTCACCGGAACGATCGCCCTGACTTCAGCCTTACCCACTATCGAGCGGGACATGATAATTGATGGTCCTGGAGCCAGTACCCTGACAGTCAGTGGTGGAGATGCTGTCCGCATCTTTAGTGTCGCCAATGGTGTTAACGCTACCCTTCAGGACTTGAGGATTGCCAACGGAAATGCCAATGGCAGCAGTGGTAATGATGGTGGTGGATTGCTAAATTCGGGTGGCAATGTCACCGTTCAAAATGTGACCTTTGCCAATAACAAGGCAAGTAGTGGGGGAGCGATTTCAAATCGCACTGGCACACTCACAATTACGAACACTGACTTTGTGGCAAACCAAGCCACTGCTCAAGGAGGCGGTATCAGCAATAGTGGTACGGTCAACGTTACCAATAGCCGCTTCTTTGATAACACGGCTGCCTTCCAGGGAGCAGGTATTTACACCCTAAATAGCTCTCTTACAGTTGATAGCAGTCAGTTCTCCAATAACGATGCGGTCTTGCAAGGTGGAGGCATCTACAACGCTTCAACGACTCCGATTATCGTCAACAATAGTAACTTCCTGACCCCTGAACCCAATTCACCATCTCCCATCTCTGGACCTCTTGGTTCGACTCCATTCACGGGTAGCAATAACACGTTCCCATAA
- a CDS encoding rhomboid family intramembrane serine protease yields the protein MDINQFLNHLCLWLVGLSCSLTLIRTLRMPSSYNRGWMVISAFVLAVMTVALFAIPQQAGLIGGALWLVLIVIPSFGIRQVSALAYQERYQSASQLAQVLSWLHPMDGWRDYPAILGAIALGQQGHLDQAIAILNRYQSPTTVIGRLAAAYRYRLNARWEDLLAWIHEHGLTARLNQDPSLMVSYLRSLGEMGDLNHLVEHAHTFNRILERTGNSQLSNLVRLFVLSYCGDLERVHPLLSQSFADFSPQFREFWLATAEMAADQRSRAEQRLVALKPRSDSMTQWAIARRLKSPLVVARTVLTEASHQTLSQIEQDAQHQARYGRPFTFISKTAYATYLIIALNLMMYGMTEVRGSSLDVDTLTQLGALNPIAVWQGEWWRLLMANFLHLGWLHLTMNMLGLYFLGGFVESTLGIGRYLITYFGSGIGAMFLIVLLAIASNAPDQTLVGASAAIMGLVGAIGAIMIYGWRYEKSRIAAKNLLVLMFVIGIQIVFDLTTPGVSFLGHTLGLILGFVISSLLLRYWKLVNI from the coding sequence ATGGACATCAATCAATTCCTCAATCACCTCTGCCTCTGGCTTGTCGGTCTTTCCTGTAGCTTGACCCTGATCCGGACACTGCGGATGCCATCGAGCTACAACCGGGGGTGGATGGTGATTTCGGCATTCGTCCTGGCAGTGATGACGGTTGCCTTATTTGCCATACCGCAGCAAGCAGGGCTGATTGGAGGTGCGTTGTGGCTCGTGTTGATTGTGATCCCCAGTTTTGGAATTCGGCAGGTGAGTGCTCTGGCGTATCAAGAACGCTATCAGTCGGCGAGTCAGTTAGCGCAGGTTTTAAGCTGGTTGCACCCGATGGATGGTTGGCGGGATTATCCTGCAATCTTGGGGGCGATCGCTTTGGGACAACAGGGACACCTGGATCAGGCAATCGCCATTCTCAATCGCTATCAATCGCCTACAACCGTGATCGGTCGGCTTGCGGCTGCCTATCGCTATCGCCTCAACGCCCGATGGGAGGATCTGCTGGCATGGATACACGAGCATGGGTTGACCGCCAGGTTAAATCAAGACCCCAGTTTAATGGTGTCCTATCTGCGATCGCTGGGTGAAATGGGAGACTTGAATCATCTGGTCGAACACGCCCACACCTTTAACCGGATTCTGGAACGAACTGGTAACTCTCAGTTGTCGAATCTGGTCAGGCTGTTTGTGCTGTCCTATTGTGGCGATCTGGAACGGGTGCACCCGTTGCTCAGTCAATCGTTTGCTGATTTTTCTCCTCAGTTTCGAGAATTTTGGTTGGCAACTGCTGAGATGGCAGCTGATCAACGCAGTCGTGCTGAACAGCGACTGGTGGCGTTAAAACCCAGAAGCGACTCGATGACACAATGGGCGATCGCTCGTCGGTTAAAGTCTCCCCTGGTAGTTGCCAGAACGGTTCTCACGGAAGCGTCTCACCAGACCCTCAGCCAAATTGAACAGGATGCTCAACACCAAGCCCGCTACGGCAGACCCTTCACATTTATTAGCAAAACCGCCTATGCCACTTATCTGATCATTGCCCTCAACTTGATGATGTACGGCATGACAGAAGTGCGGGGCAGTAGCCTGGATGTGGACACACTCACCCAGTTGGGGGCACTGAACCCAATCGCCGTCTGGCAGGGGGAGTGGTGGCGTTTGTTGATGGCTAATTTTTTACACTTGGGCTGGTTGCACCTGACGATGAATATGTTGGGGCTGTATTTCTTGGGTGGCTTTGTTGAATCAACGTTGGGAATTGGGCGATATTTAATCACCTATTTCGGCAGTGGAATTGGGGCGATGTTTCTAATTGTTTTGCTGGCGATCGCATCCAATGCGCCAGACCAAACTTTAGTGGGTGCCTCTGCCGCCATCATGGGACTAGTCGGTGCGATCGGGGCGATCATGATCTATGGTTGGCGATATGAAAAGTCGCGAATCGCTGCCAAAAATTTACTCGTTCTCATGTTTGTAATTGGCATTCAGATCGTGTTTGACCTCACGACTCCGGGCGTTAGTTTCCTCGGTCATACCTTGGGTTTGATCTTAGGCTTTGTAATCAGCAGTTTGCTACTACGCTATTGGAAATTGGTCAACATCTGA
- a CDS encoding prolyl oligopeptidase family serine peptidase, producing the protein MSDTNAPLIYPPSPTGSQIDDYHGTVVADPYRWLEDPDSDESKAWIEAQNQVTFGYLNSLPGRDRLKQRLTELWDYEKYGTPFKQGDRYFYFKNDGLQNQSVLYTLPNLEAEPTVLLDPNTLSEDGTVALSGLAISENGNLLAYGISRSGSDWVEWNVREIETGTDLPDHIQWVKFSGASWTHDHQGFFYSRYDEPNADTKLEDINYFQKLYYHRLGTPQSEDVLVYERPDEKEWMFGAGVTEDGRYLIIDVRRGTDPRNLVFWKDLSQPDAPVVELINTFEADYSLIGSEGTTFWFRTDLDAPRGRVIAIDIANPDRANWREVIPQAEETLEGISLLNHQLVAQYLKDAHAQVKIFDLNGGFVREVALPGLGSVGGFGGKPEDTETFYSFTSFTTPTTIYRYDLETGESTLFRQPQVPFNPDDYESKQVFYHSKDGTRVPMFITHKRGLTLDGNNPTYLYGYGGFNISLTPSFSPSSLVWLEMGGVFAIPNLRGGGEYGEEWHQAGTKLNKQNVFDDFIAAAEWLIANGYTSPQKLAIAGGSNGGLLVGACMTQRPDLFAAALPAVGVLDMLRFHKFTIGWAWCSDYGSPENPEEFKALYAYSPLHNLKSGTHYPATLITTADHDDRVVPAHSFKFAAALQAVHQGEKPVLIRIETKAGHGAGKPTAKLIEENADKWAFLVKVLRVEE; encoded by the coding sequence ATGTCTGACACCAATGCCCCTCTGATCTATCCCCCTAGCCCTACGGGTTCACAAATAGACGACTACCACGGTACGGTGGTGGCTGACCCCTATCGCTGGCTCGAAGACCCTGATTCTGATGAGAGCAAAGCCTGGATCGAGGCGCAAAATCAAGTCACCTTTGGCTATTTAAACAGTCTGCCGGGTCGCGATCGCCTCAAACAACGCCTGACGGAACTGTGGGACTACGAAAAGTACGGCACGCCATTTAAGCAGGGCGATCGCTACTTTTACTTTAAAAATGATGGGTTGCAAAACCAGAGCGTACTCTACACACTGCCGAATCTGGAGGCAGAACCCACCGTTTTGCTCGACCCCAACACGCTTTCTGAAGATGGCACCGTTGCTTTGTCCGGTTTAGCGATCAGTGAGAATGGCAACCTGTTAGCCTACGGCATCTCTCGTTCCGGTTCCGATTGGGTTGAGTGGAATGTGCGTGAGATTGAAACGGGTACAGATTTGCCCGACCACATTCAATGGGTGAAGTTTTCGGGAGCGAGTTGGACGCACGACCACCAGGGATTTTTCTACTCTCGTTATGACGAACCCAACGCCGATACCAAGTTGGAAGATATTAACTATTTCCAAAAGCTGTACTATCACCGTCTCGGCACCCCTCAAAGCGAAGACGTGTTAGTTTACGAGCGTCCCGATGAGAAGGAATGGATGTTTGGGGCAGGTGTAACGGAGGATGGTCGGTATCTAATTATTGATGTCCGTCGTGGCACCGACCCCCGCAACCTCGTGTTTTGGAAAGACCTGTCTCAACCTGATGCCCCAGTTGTCGAACTGATTAATACGTTTGAAGCCGATTACAGCTTGATTGGTAGTGAGGGAACGACCTTCTGGTTCCGCACGGATCTGGACGCCCCACGAGGACGAGTGATTGCGATCGACATTGCCAATCCCGATCGCGCCAATTGGCGAGAGGTGATTCCCCAGGCGGAGGAAACGCTAGAGGGTATTAGCCTACTGAACCACCAACTCGTGGCGCAATACCTCAAGGATGCTCACGCTCAGGTCAAAATTTTTGATTTGAATGGAGGCTTTGTCCGGGAGGTAGCCCTACCCGGACTGGGAAGCGTTGGTGGTTTTGGCGGCAAGCCTGAAGATACCGAAACCTTCTATAGCTTTACCAGTTTCACCACCCCCACTACCATCTATCGCTATGACCTGGAGACCGGGGAAAGCACACTGTTTCGTCAACCGCAGGTGCCTTTTAATCCCGACGATTATGAGTCGAAGCAAGTCTTTTATCACAGCAAAGACGGCACCCGCGTCCCCATGTTCATTACCCACAAACGGGGGCTAACACTGGATGGCAACAATCCCACCTATCTCTATGGCTATGGCGGCTTCAACATCTCGCTGACTCCGTCCTTCTCACCCAGCAGTCTCGTCTGGCTGGAGATGGGAGGTGTGTTTGCTATTCCTAATCTACGGGGTGGCGGTGAGTATGGCGAAGAGTGGCATCAAGCAGGCACCAAACTCAACAAGCAAAATGTGTTTGACGATTTCATTGCCGCTGCGGAATGGCTGATTGCCAATGGCTATACGTCACCCCAGAAGTTGGCGATCGCAGGTGGTAGCAACGGTGGCTTGCTGGTCGGAGCCTGCATGACCCAACGACCTGACTTGTTTGCCGCTGCCTTACCTGCGGTAGGCGTATTGGACATGCTGCGCTTCCACAAATTCACCATTGGTTGGGCGTGGTGCTCTGACTATGGCTCACCTGAGAACCCAGAGGAGTTTAAGGCTCTCTATGCTTACTCGCCGTTGCACAACCTCAAATCGGGTACTCATTACCCCGCAACACTGATTACCACCGCAGATCACGACGATCGCGTTGTGCCTGCCCACAGCTTTAAATTTGCGGCAGCGTTGCAAGCAGTTCATCAGGGTGAAAAGCCGGTCTTGATTCGCATTGAAACCAAAGCCGGACATGGAGCCGGTAAGCCAACCGCTAAATTAATTGAAGAAAATGCCGATAAATGGGCGTTTTTGGTCAAAGTATTGAGGGTTGAAGAGTGA
- a CDS encoding NAD+ synthase, translated as MKIAIAQLNPTVGDLASNARQILEAAQQAASQGARLLLTTELSLCGYPPRDLVMQPSFIHEMAQTLEQLAHDLPPQLAVLVGTVTPNERSPQQGGKPLFNSTALLDRGQVQQIFHKRLLPTYDVFDENRYFEPGQETNWFLLQDETGASVKVGVTICEDLWNDEQFWGRRQYPINPLEALAAEKVDLIVNLSASPYSLNKQKLREAMLRHAALRYQIPILYANQVGGNDDLIFDGSSVGFDRQGQLVCRSQAFTSDLSFAEFSTETRDLLSIEGGIAPFPTEEEAELWSALVLGVRDYVRKCGFSKVVLGLSGGIDSALVAAIATAAIGAENVLGVLMPSPYSSDHSVNDAIALAQNLGIRTETLPIGTLMNTYDQTFETLFAGTDFGLAEENIQSRIRGNLLMAISNKFGHLLISTGNKSEMAVGYCTLYGDMNGGLAAIADVPKTRVYSICHWLNERLKGQAENPRSPLSSFILRPSSFPVIPPNILTKAPSAELKPGQVDQDSLPPYEILDNILDRLILHHQSLAEITQAGHDPATVERVVKLVTRAEFKRKQAPPGLKVTDRAFGTGWRMPIASRWNPSPTSLAPELQNSLPVSPSPSLGRAKVEGVA; from the coding sequence ATGAAGATTGCGATCGCCCAACTTAACCCCACCGTCGGAGATTTGGCTAGTAACGCCCGACAAATTTTGGAGGCGGCTCAACAGGCTGCCAGTCAGGGAGCACGATTGCTGCTCACCACTGAGTTGTCGTTGTGTGGCTATCCGCCGCGTGATCTGGTGATGCAACCCAGCTTTATTCACGAGATGGCGCAAACGCTGGAGCAATTGGCACACGATCTACCACCACAATTGGCAGTTTTGGTGGGCACCGTCACCCCGAATGAGCGATCGCCCCAGCAGGGAGGCAAACCCCTGTTTAACAGTACGGCTCTGCTAGATAGAGGGCAGGTGCAGCAGATCTTTCACAAACGGCTGTTGCCGACCTATGACGTGTTTGACGAAAACCGTTACTTTGAGCCGGGGCAGGAAACGAACTGGTTCCTGTTGCAGGATGAGACGGGTGCCAGCGTGAAGGTGGGTGTGACCATCTGTGAAGATTTATGGAACGATGAGCAGTTTTGGGGCAGACGCCAGTACCCGATTAATCCGTTAGAAGCACTGGCAGCAGAGAAAGTGGATTTAATTGTGAACCTGTCTGCCTCACCCTATAGCCTCAACAAACAGAAATTGCGGGAGGCGATGTTGCGCCATGCGGCACTGCGCTACCAGATTCCCATCCTCTATGCCAATCAGGTCGGTGGCAACGACGACCTGATTTTTGATGGCAGCAGTGTCGGGTTCGATCGCCAGGGCCAGTTGGTCTGCCGCAGTCAGGCGTTTACCAGTGATCTATCGTTTGCCGAATTCTCAACCGAGACGCGAGATCTCCTATCCATCGAGGGGGGCATTGCTCCTTTTCCCACGGAGGAGGAGGCTGAGTTGTGGTCTGCGCTGGTTTTGGGCGTGCGCGATTATGTCCGCAAGTGCGGCTTCTCCAAAGTGGTCTTAGGGTTGAGCGGAGGGATTGATTCGGCATTGGTTGCTGCGATCGCCACCGCTGCGATTGGAGCCGAGAATGTCTTGGGTGTACTCATGCCCTCACCCTACAGTTCTGACCATTCGGTGAATGATGCGATCGCCCTGGCTCAAAATTTAGGCATTCGCACAGAAACTCTGCCCATTGGCACGTTGATGAATACCTATGACCAGACCTTTGAGACGCTGTTTGCGGGAACGGACTTTGGCTTAGCCGAAGAAAACATCCAATCCCGCATTCGCGGCAACCTGCTGATGGCAATCTCTAACAAATTTGGGCATTTGCTGATCTCAACGGGCAACAAATCAGAAATGGCGGTGGGTTACTGCACCCTCTATGGCGATATGAATGGAGGACTGGCCGCGATCGCCGATGTGCCCAAAACTCGCGTTTATTCCATCTGTCACTGGCTCAATGAAAGATTAAAGGGTCAAGCAGAAAACCCACGTTCACCCCTTTCATCCTTCATCCTTCGTCCTTCATCCTTCCCCGTCATTCCCCCCAACATTCTGACCAAGGCTCCCAGTGCGGAACTGAAACCGGGGCAGGTCGATCAGGATTCGCTACCACCCTACGAAATCCTGGATAACATTCTCGATCGCCTGATCTTGCATCACCAATCGCTGGCGGAGATTACTCAAGCGGGACATGACCCAGCTACGGTTGAGCGGGTTGTAAAACTGGTGACTCGCGCCGAGTTTAAGCGCAAGCAAGCTCCACCGGGGTTAAAAGTCACCGATCGCGCCTTTGGAACAGGGTGGCGCATGCCGATCGCCAGTCGTTGGAATCCGTCTCCGACTTCGTTGGCTCCAGAATTGCAGAACTCGTTGCCTGTATCCCCCTCACCCTCGCTGGGTCGGGCTAAAGTGGAAGGTGTTGCTTAA
- a CDS encoding NUDIX hydrolase produces MSGRSPKKPANTHLQRLADFKVGVDNVIFSVDTDQNRLLVLLVMRHHEPFLGHWSLPGTLVRQGESLEDAAYRVLSEKIRAENLYLEQLYTFGEPLRDPREAPGSYGVRYLSVSYFALVRFAEAELIADGVSGIAWYPVKQLPQLAFDHNKILEYGYRRLRNKLEYSPVAFDVLPELFTLSDLYQLYTTVLGEDFSDYSNFRSRLLKLGFLEDTGIKVSRGAGRPASLYRFDADAFAPLKDKPLVFI; encoded by the coding sequence ATGTCAGGACGCAGCCCAAAAAAGCCTGCTAACACGCACCTCCAGCGGCTAGCCGACTTCAAAGTAGGGGTCGATAATGTGATTTTTTCGGTCGATACAGATCAAAATCGCCTGCTTGTGCTGCTGGTCATGCGTCATCATGAACCCTTTTTGGGGCATTGGAGTTTGCCAGGAACCCTGGTGCGCCAGGGCGAATCGCTGGAGGATGCAGCCTATCGGGTATTGTCTGAGAAGATTCGGGCAGAGAATCTGTATCTGGAGCAGTTGTATACCTTTGGGGAACCGTTGCGTGATCCGCGTGAAGCCCCTGGGAGTTATGGTGTGCGCTATCTATCGGTGAGCTATTTTGCCCTGGTGCGGTTCGCTGAAGCGGAGTTAATCGCCGATGGAGTCAGCGGGATTGCCTGGTATCCCGTCAAACAACTGCCCCAACTGGCGTTTGACCACAACAAGATTTTGGAATATGGCTATCGCCGCCTGCGAAATAAGTTGGAATACAGCCCCGTTGCCTTTGATGTGTTGCCCGAACTGTTTACGTTGAGTGACCTCTATCAGCTTTATACGACCGTTCTGGGGGAAGATTTTTCCGATTACTCCAACTTCCGCTCTCGTTTGTTGAAACTGGGATTTTTAGAAGACACGGGTATCAAGGTGTCGCGTGGAGCCGGACGACCCGCCAGTTTATATCGCTTTGATGCAGACGCTTTTGCACCACTGAAGGACAAGCCACTGGTATTTATATGA
- a CDS encoding nicotinate-nucleotide adenylyltransferase: protein MPNIALFGTSADPPTAAHQEILKWLSHRFDEVAVWASDNPFKSHQTALEHRAAMLRLLINDIYPPRYNIHYHPELSSPRALITVERARHQWQDAEFTMVIGSDLVEQLPRWYRSETLLQQVKLLVVPRPGYALVEGALTQLREMGAEVAIADLTGLPISSTAYREEGDSDVLTPPVEAYIHREHLYACQDAAQKSLLTRTSSG from the coding sequence ATGCCTAACATCGCCCTCTTTGGTACGAGTGCTGACCCCCCAACAGCTGCCCATCAAGAGATTCTTAAGTGGTTGTCTCATCGTTTTGATGAAGTAGCAGTATGGGCATCTGATAATCCGTTTAAGTCACATCAAACGGCTCTGGAGCATCGAGCCGCGATGTTGCGACTACTGATCAATGACATCTATCCTCCCCGCTACAACATCCATTACCACCCGGAGTTGAGCAGCCCCAGAGCGTTGATCACGGTAGAGCGGGCACGGCACCAGTGGCAGGATGCCGAATTTACGATGGTGATTGGCTCAGATCTGGTTGAGCAGTTGCCCCGTTGGTATCGAAGTGAGACATTATTACAACAGGTAAAGCTGTTGGTTGTTCCCCGTCCTGGCTATGCTTTGGTAGAGGGTGCTTTGACGCAATTACGAGAGATGGGGGCTGAGGTGGCGATCGCCGATTTGACGGGTCTGCCCATTTCCTCAACCGCCTATCGTGAAGAGGGAGACTCAGACGTTTTAACCCCTCCGGTTGAAGCCTATATTCATCGTGAGCACTTATACGCATGTCAGGACGCAGCCCAAAAAAGCCTGCTAACACGCACCTCCAGCGGCTAG